A genomic stretch from Deinococcus ruber includes:
- a CDS encoding chloride channel protein — translation MRSPLPRTILTRLETGRLVLYSLLAGGLVGLVGTGWREVLDMVLNLGAWVLGYRPPGAAGEGGLLMAFGDTLPYALLLLPICGAVYALLMHSRLSDPLNAVVAGYHARGDWKDPLTQARGLLGTVLGQASGLLVGRDSSFIALGSMCALLLSRVARIDAGERRVLTLACVAAAIGLVLHAPLAAAVLMAEVLYRRFEFEFEVLMPCVLAAVCASAVSGLMVGFEPLFSLPGALMPSAGQLPLYLLLAGAVTLLSWILAQVTTVISQVFERPAFQRGWLARWPLRVLMGAVFGLITAAIAVYSTPTILGGGSGWLQLGVSGFLGSEAGGMAAWRWLLMALGAQLAFGGGVLVSAATGGLLGVGLASALGSFGLNLDASVSALIGAATCLTVTLNIPVAAALLAVTWGGDALLPVALASTGLAHTLSGEASLLSGQVSRRAQSRVHAPTAATVLGRIASPLRPLTTVSLPASAQSAGTLATEAGDGDSAARPLPPEAASAQVRQLYRQEVPRSWLGARVGVLTLPERMELVGVVQNGQARLSQAGLRLNAGDELLLLATPSEFQSWQQSLRVPG, via the coding sequence GTGCGCTCTCCTCTGCCCCGCACCATTCTGACGCGCCTGGAAACCGGGCGTCTGGTGCTCTACAGCCTGTTGGCGGGCGGCCTGGTCGGACTGGTCGGGACCGGCTGGCGCGAAGTTCTGGATATGGTGCTGAATCTGGGTGCCTGGGTGCTGGGCTATCGTCCTCCCGGCGCGGCGGGCGAGGGCGGCCTGCTGATGGCCTTTGGTGACACCCTGCCGTATGCGCTGCTGCTGCTGCCGATCTGCGGAGCGGTGTATGCGCTGCTGATGCATTCGCGGCTGAGCGACCCGCTGAACGCGGTGGTGGCGGGCTATCACGCCCGTGGCGACTGGAAAGACCCGCTGACACAGGCACGCGGACTGCTAGGCACCGTTCTGGGGCAGGCATCTGGACTGCTGGTAGGACGCGACAGCAGCTTTATCGCGCTGGGAAGCATGTGTGCGCTGCTGCTGAGCCGGGTGGCCCGCATCGACGCGGGCGAGCGCCGGGTGCTCACGCTGGCGTGCGTGGCGGCGGCGATAGGGCTGGTACTGCACGCGCCCCTGGCTGCCGCCGTCCTGATGGCCGAGGTGCTGTATCGCCGCTTCGAATTCGAGTTTGAAGTGCTGATGCCGTGTGTGCTTGCGGCAGTGTGCGCCTCGGCGGTGTCGGGCCTGATGGTGGGCTTCGAGCCGCTGTTCTCACTGCCCGGTGCCCTCATGCCCAGCGCCGGGCAGCTTCCGCTGTATCTGCTGCTGGCAGGGGCCGTCACGCTGCTCAGCTGGATTCTGGCGCAGGTCACGACGGTCATCTCACAGGTGTTCGAGCGCCCGGCCTTCCAGCGCGGTTGGCTGGCCCGCTGGCCGCTGCGGGTGCTGATGGGCGCGGTCTTCGGCCTGATCACGGCAGCCATTGCGGTGTACAGCACGCCCACCATTTTGGGCGGCGGCTCCGGCTGGCTTCAGCTGGGGGTCAGCGGGTTTCTGGGCAGCGAGGCGGGCGGGATGGCAGCGTGGCGCTGGCTGCTGATGGCGCTGGGCGCACAGCTCGCCTTCGGAGGCGGCGTCCTGGTGTCGGCAGCGACGGGTGGCCTGCTGGGCGTGGGGCTGGCCTCGGCGCTGGGCAGCTTTGGCCTGAATCTCGATGCGTCGGTGTCTGCACTCATCGGGGCGGCCACCTGCCTGACCGTGACGCTGAATATTCCGGTGGCGGCGGCGCTGCTGGCCGTGACCTGGGGCGGAGACGCGCTGCTGCCAGTGGCGCTGGCTTCGACGGGTCTGGCACACACCCTCAGCGGTGAAGCGAGTCTGCTGTCCGGACAGGTCAGCCGCCGCGCCCAGTCGCGGGTACACGCGCCCACAGCCGCCACTGTGCTGGGGCGGATCGCCTCACCACTCAGACCGCTGACCACCGTTTCCCTTCCCGCCTCAGCCCAGTCTGCGGGCACGCTCGCCACCGAAGCGGGAGACGGCGACAGCGCGGCCCGCCCGCTGCCCCCCGAGGCAGCCAGTGCCCAGGTGCGTCAGCTGTATCGCCAGGAAGTGCCGCGCAGCTGGCTGGGTGCCCGTGTCGGCGTACTGACCCTGCCCGAGCGGATGGAACTGGTGGGCGTGGTGCAGAACGGGCAGGCGCGTCTGAGTCAGGCCGGGCTGCGGCTGAACGCGGGTGACGAGCTGCTGTTGCTGGCGACGCCGAGCGAATTCCAGAGCTGGCAGCAGTCGCTGCGCGTGCCGGGGTGA
- a CDS encoding MFS transporter, translated as MTEPPQPRRIPWDRNYRLGVWNGWLATTGDGFLSVTVVVAGFAARLGASNAMIGLLPAIAQGGWMLPQMLVAARVRSSPFKLPTYRSAALIRTVSYLMMVLSAALLAGRPALCLTVFTFAMIVNALASGVSGLPFLEVCSKIIPQERRAAFFGIRNLIGGLLAFGAGLIVRWILASPLPFPYTYALIFALATVVYTAAYNIFGRVQEPPDPPLPRSNVAEELRQIPNTLRADPSFRAFLMVRLVLAFASMGDPFYAVYALRGLDVPASELGVFLMALSGAAPLSNVLWRRVAERKGSRRIIRYSAAVACAAPLLAIALTPRTAGLYLLVFVASSVAAQGFNLGHTNHLLNIAPPEQRSRYIGSLNTLVGGALFAPVVGGVLADRMGYQVVFVLSALLFALAWWLCSKLRRDA; from the coding sequence ATGACTGAGCCACCCCAACCCCGCCGCATTCCCTGGGACCGTAATTACCGGCTCGGCGTATGGAACGGCTGGCTTGCCACCACCGGAGACGGATTTCTGAGCGTGACGGTGGTGGTGGCGGGATTCGCGGCGCGGCTGGGGGCATCCAATGCCATGATCGGCCTGCTGCCCGCCATCGCGCAGGGCGGCTGGATGCTGCCGCAGATGCTGGTGGCTGCGCGGGTACGTTCCAGTCCCTTCAAGCTGCCCACCTACCGCTCGGCAGCCCTCATCCGCACGGTCAGTTACCTGATGATGGTGTTGTCGGCGGCGCTGCTGGCAGGGCGTCCGGCGCTGTGCCTCACAGTCTTTACCTTCGCCATGATCGTCAACGCGCTGGCCTCGGGCGTCTCGGGGCTGCCGTTTCTGGAAGTCTGCTCCAAGATCATTCCGCAGGAGCGCCGGGCCGCGTTTTTCGGCATTCGCAACCTGATAGGCGGGCTGCTGGCCTTCGGAGCGGGACTGATCGTGCGCTGGATTCTGGCGTCTCCCCTCCCGTTTCCGTATACCTATGCCCTGATCTTTGCGCTGGCAACCGTCGTGTATACCGCCGCCTACAACATCTTCGGACGTGTGCAGGAGCCGCCCGACCCACCCCTGCCGCGCTCGAACGTGGCCGAGGAACTGCGCCAGATTCCCAACACGCTGCGGGCCGATCCGTCGTTCCGGGCATTTCTGATGGTGCGGCTGGTTCTGGCCTTTGCCAGCATGGGTGACCCCTTCTACGCGGTATATGCGCTGCGCGGCCTGGACGTACCCGCCAGCGAACTGGGCGTGTTCCTGATGGCGCTGTCGGGCGCGGCCCCGCTGTCCAACGTGCTGTGGCGGCGCGTGGCCGAGCGCAAGGGGTCGCGGCGCATCATCCGGTACTCGGCGGCGGTGGCGTGCGCGGCCCCGCTGCTGGCGATTGCCCTCACGCCGCGCACCGCTGGTCTGTATCTGCTGGTGTTTGTGGCGAGCAGCGTGGCGGCGCAGGGCTTCAATCTGGGGCACACCAACCATCTGCTGAATATTGCCCCGCCAGAGCAGCGTAGCCGCTACATTGGCAGCCTGAATACCCTGGTGGGCGGCGCACTGTTCGCCCCAGTGGTGGGCGGCGTGCTGGCAGACCGGATGGGTTATCAGGTGGTCTTCGTGCTGAGCGCCCTGCTGTTTGCGCTGGCGTGGTGGCTGTGCAGCAAGCTCAGGCGCGACGCGTAA
- a CDS encoding HD-GYP domain-containing protein encodes MSSVQPLRTGLGILALIGGVLAGMFGHLLLMASLFVLACVAFWESREVWSYVLVGVAALALAFSLPTLQFRSDPLALPGGLIWVCAMGALLLNHHSTRTQVAQMRNVIQALEKGSAELAQARDADGIIRAGIQTLEKLDAAPNLAFVAFRRGTPHILGARGAFQSYLEQPILPSEDDSRSVQADHWVAEEALSLIPRAERVHFLNIPVIGHAGQQIGFLLLARRVMPGTKVSDFEPETKGVVAAFARLFGSALGQWQAIRELRDANDLTLRSLGAALEHRDDETGGHTIRVVELSVQLARRLGWKEDRIKALQWGAYLHDLGKLAIPDAILYKPGNLTPDERRIIQQHTTVGYDMLQDLHFLPAETLDLVRYHHERWDGKGYPSRLSGQDIPSTARIFSIVDVYDALISSRPYKEAWTRERALAEIRVQAGRQFDPQFVDAFLNMMLEKDDAKLVL; translated from the coding sequence GTGTCTTCCGTCCAACCTCTCCGCACCGGCCTGGGGATTCTGGCCCTCATTGGTGGAGTTCTGGCAGGGATGTTCGGACATCTGCTGTTGATGGCCTCGCTGTTCGTGCTGGCCTGTGTTGCGTTCTGGGAAAGCCGTGAGGTCTGGAGTTATGTGCTGGTGGGCGTTGCGGCGCTGGCGCTGGCGTTCAGCCTGCCGACGCTACAGTTCCGCAGCGACCCGCTGGCGCTGCCGGGCGGCCTCATCTGGGTCTGCGCGATGGGAGCGCTGCTGCTGAATCATCACTCCACCCGGACGCAGGTGGCGCAGATGCGGAACGTGATTCAGGCGCTGGAGAAGGGCAGTGCCGAACTTGCCCAGGCCCGCGACGCAGACGGCATTATCCGGGCGGGCATTCAGACGCTCGAAAAGCTGGACGCTGCGCCCAATCTGGCGTTCGTGGCGTTTCGGCGCGGCACACCTCACATTCTGGGCGCACGCGGCGCGTTTCAGTCGTATCTGGAACAGCCGATTCTGCCCAGCGAAGACGACAGCCGCAGCGTTCAGGCCGATCACTGGGTCGCCGAGGAAGCGCTCAGCCTGATTCCCAGAGCCGAGCGCGTGCATTTTCTGAATATCCCAGTGATCGGGCATGCCGGACAGCAGATCGGCTTTCTGCTGCTGGCCCGGCGCGTCATGCCCGGAACCAAGGTGTCGGATTTCGAGCCGGAAACCAAGGGTGTGGTGGCGGCCTTTGCGCGGCTGTTCGGGTCGGCGCTGGGCCAGTGGCAGGCGATCCGCGAACTGCGCGACGCCAACGATCTGACGCTGCGCTCGCTGGGTGCGGCCCTGGAGCACCGCGACGACGAGACGGGCGGGCACACGATCAGGGTGGTCGAGCTGAGCGTTCAACTGGCCCGCCGCCTCGGCTGGAAGGAAGACCGCATCAAGGCGCTGCAATGGGGCGCGTACCTGCACGATCTGGGCAAGCTGGCAATTCCCGACGCCATCCTGTACAAGCCCGGCAACCTGACGCCAGACGAGCGCCGCATCATTCAGCAGCACACCACCGTCGGCTACGACATGTTGCAGGATCTGCACTTCCTGCCCGCCGAGACGCTCGATCTGGTGCGCTACCACCACGAGCGCTGGGACGGCAAGGGCTACCCCAGTCGCCTGAGCGGTCAGGATATTCCCAGCACCGCCCGCATCTTCAGCATCGTGGACGTGTACGACGCACTGATCAGCAGCCGTCCGTACAAGGAGGCCTGGACCCGCGAACGCGCCCTCGCCGAGATCAGGGTGCAGGCTGGACGGCAGTTCGATCCGCAGTTTGTCGACGCTTTCCTGAACATGATGCTGGAGAAAGACGACGCCAAACTGGTGCTCTGA
- the tilS gene encoding tRNA lysidine(34) synthetase TilS, whose product MNDVLPAALRSPLLPYRGRRVLVAVSGGADSVALLRALHAVGADVSAAHFDHGLRPSSAQDADFVRDLAASLSLPFATERADVGRIAAQKGWNLEDAARRLRYSFLTRAAKAAGVSGILTAHTRRDVAETVLWQLLRGEAVLGGIPARRGQVERPWLAVSRADIETYLGRLEQPWREDASNADTRFTRNWLRAEVLPLLDARSGGGLEAALLRLARFQAQDDDALNAQVQAITEHAPLRGLPLALLRRYARQRLHYPVHAGHLEEVAAALSGGQTHHLTLPGERPLTISAGRLVLEALPTPLPGFELPDGWELRHRLPGDHIHLQGGTRRLSDVLTDLHVPRPDRDRLWLLAQEQAVQWVGLTPALWAVGAQAAAGQARQPGDPETDESAMQAALVLARQAAELGEVPVGAVVLCEGRIIAGASNRSREGGDMTRHAELDALRQAAAVLAGQGGYLSGCTLVVTLEPCPMCLGAALEARVGRIVYGAANPRAGALGGVSDLLAHAWGHRPQITGGVLASASARLLRQTFRQIRAASPSAEQRRVP is encoded by the coding sequence GTGAACGATGTCCTGCCAGCGGCGCTGCGCTCGCCTCTGTTGCCGTACCGGGGTCGCCGCGTGCTGGTGGCGGTGTCGGGCGGGGCCGATTCGGTGGCGCTGCTACGGGCGCTGCATGCCGTCGGAGCCGACGTGAGCGCCGCGCACTTCGATCACGGGCTGCGGCCATCTTCGGCCCAGGACGCCGACTTCGTGCGCGATCTGGCGGCATCGCTGAGCCTTCCCTTTGCAACGGAACGCGCCGATGTGGGCCGCATCGCCGCTCAGAAGGGCTGGAATCTGGAAGACGCGGCGCGGCGGCTGCGCTACAGCTTTCTGACGCGTGCGGCGAAGGCGGCGGGGGTTTCGGGCATCCTGACCGCCCATACCCGCCGCGACGTGGCCGAAACGGTGCTGTGGCAACTGCTGCGCGGCGAGGCGGTGCTGGGCGGTATTCCGGCGCGGCGCGGGCAGGTCGAGCGCCCGTGGCTGGCGGTCAGCCGCGCCGACATCGAAACCTATCTGGGCCGCCTGGAGCAGCCCTGGCGAGAAGATGCCAGCAATGCCGATACGCGCTTTACCCGCAACTGGCTGCGGGCCGAGGTGCTGCCGCTGCTCGACGCCAGAAGCGGGGGAGGCCTGGAAGCGGCGCTGCTGCGGCTGGCCCGCTTTCAGGCACAGGACGACGATGCCCTGAACGCCCAGGTACAGGCCATCACCGAGCATGCGCCGCTCCGGGGGCTGCCGCTGGCCCTGCTGCGGCGGTATGCCCGGCAGCGCCTGCACTACCCGGTGCACGCGGGCCACCTGGAAGAAGTCGCGGCGGCCCTGTCGGGCGGGCAGACCCACCACCTGACGCTGCCGGGCGAGCGTCCTCTGACCATCAGTGCGGGGCGGCTGGTGCTGGAAGCGCTGCCCACCCCGCTTCCCGGTTTCGAGTTGCCAGACGGCTGGGAGCTGCGTCACCGGCTGCCGGGCGATCACATCCATCTTCAGGGCGGTACCCGGCGACTGAGCGACGTGCTGACCGATCTGCACGTGCCGCGCCCCGACCGTGACCGGCTGTGGTTGCTGGCGCAGGAGCAGGCGGTGCAGTGGGTGGGCCTGACGCCCGCGCTCTGGGCGGTGGGCGCACAGGCGGCGGCGGGACAGGCACGGCAGCCGGGCGACCCCGAAACCGATGAATCCGCGATGCAGGCGGCGCTCGTCCTGGCGCGGCAGGCAGCGGAACTGGGAGAGGTGCCGGTGGGTGCCGTGGTGCTCTGCGAGGGACGCATCATTGCGGGGGCGTCGAACCGCAGCCGCGAGGGGGGCGACATGACCCGCCACGCCGAGCTGGACGCTCTGCGGCAGGCAGCGGCGGTGCTGGCAGGACAGGGCGGCTACCTGAGCGGCTGCACCCTGGTCGTGACGCTCGAACCCTGCCCGATGTGCCTGGGTGCGGCGCTGGAAGCGCGGGTCGGGCGCATCGTGTACGGCGCGGCCAATCCCCGGGCCGGAGCACTGGGCGGCGTCAGCGATCTGCTGGCCCATGCCTGGGGCCATCGTCCCCAGATCACGGGCGGCGTGCTGGCGTCGGCATCGGCGCGGCTCCTGCGGCAGACCTTTCGGCAGATTCGTGCGGCTTCACCGTCTGCCGAACAGCGCCGCGTGCCCTAG
- a CDS encoding peroxiredoxin, with the protein MHLRIGGPAPEFQARSDDGQHVSSATLAGGWAVVFFFPKAGTPGCRLEARQFEQALPEFEQLNTRIIGVSTDTEAKQALFREQCQLSFPLLPDGDRSIGRAFGVVGLLGLAKRQTFLIDPQGRLAHHWRSVHPTQHAAEVLEKVRTLQAAAPPPQGPL; encoded by the coding sequence ATGCATCTGCGTATCGGCGGCCCCGCTCCCGAATTCCAGGCCCGCAGCGACGACGGGCAGCACGTGAGTTCAGCGACGCTGGCAGGCGGCTGGGCAGTGGTGTTTTTCTTTCCGAAGGCAGGAACGCCCGGCTGCCGTCTGGAGGCGCGGCAGTTCGAGCAGGCGCTGCCGGAATTCGAACAGCTCAATACCCGGATCATCGGCGTGAGTACCGATACCGAGGCCAAGCAGGCACTGTTCCGCGAGCAGTGTCAGCTCTCGTTTCCGCTGCTGCCCGACGGCGACCGCAGCATCGGGCGGGCGTTCGGCGTCGTGGGACTGCTGGGACTGGCAAAGCGGCAGACCTTCCTGATCGACCCACAGGGACGGCTGGCACACCACTGGCGCAGCGTTCACCCGACTCAGCACGCCGCCGAGGTGCTGGAAAAGGTACGGACGCTTCAGGCGGCAGCCCCGCCACCACAGGGGCCGCTATAG
- a CDS encoding DUF503 domain-containing protein, producing the protein MQLGYLGVLTLRLEMPWVSNLKEKRALVRPVVERLKARFPVTVARLDGLDAHDWEIIGVATISNDREWVEQTLKMASDYVASNGEYRVTGEESAVSPLDEVLGYDAAGEDEEDTEDELD; encoded by the coding sequence ATGCAGCTCGGCTATCTGGGCGTGCTGACACTGCGGCTGGAAATGCCCTGGGTCAGCAACCTGAAGGAAAAACGCGCCCTCGTCAGGCCGGTGGTCGAACGTCTCAAAGCCCGTTTTCCGGTCACGGTGGCCCGCCTGGACGGGCTGGATGCCCACGACTGGGAGATCATCGGTGTGGCGACCATCTCCAACGACCGCGAGTGGGTCGAACAGACACTCAAGATGGCCTCCGACTACGTGGCCTCGAACGGCGAATACCGCGTCACCGGCGAGGAAAGCGCCGTCAGCCCCCTGGATGAGGTGCTGGGCTACGACGCAGCCGGGGAAGACGAAGAGGACACGGAAGACGAGCTGGACTGA